From Aedes albopictus strain Foshan chromosome 1, AalbF5, whole genome shotgun sequence, one genomic window encodes:
- the LOC115254319 gene encoding uncharacterized protein LOC115254319: MSDLNRTPEPVLSGCVACNRPHTEDNFVCCDKCDRWWHFSCAGVTASVEMRDWICSKCLPVPHTTPGSVTSSLKSVSSSHRLRTEQHLTYLAEQQELERLQMLKEFELQKKHLEQKHQLLAVQDEGDNQSVRSRRSIVSHSARSTRTMNWVQQHNNASKENVAAGAPLEGAVGGTVSAVQATAPAGNDTQQRPQHVTPGESVLVRELERREEESQRQIQMLRDQLNQLQLEIQQQKKGNQVTNAATSKGAVSKTRPNIPAIAAPAHRQPGYIDWQISPVETGQPAPIMTFEQPRKHARSFQNADTVPDIPTFEQQRNVARMNQMNREVGQTVRQREQSSCIPQASSVERNPVIERQRPQPTLTIAHSGPSSSEPPADMAVAAANIGPTQEQLAARQVLPRDLPMFSGDPADWPVFISHYNYTTQACGYSNGENMIRLQRCLKGAAWESVKSRLILPASTPQVIESLRMRFGRPDLLIESFIEKVKAASTPRADRLDTLIEFGTSVQGLCDHIVAANLLEHLENPTLLKDLVGKLPAEYKMKWASYRKQAINVNLKTFSVFMEEIVEDAYSVSTFASNDRQTKRDGSRHNNGSFVHADIGDDVQEHNEESRPKHVSAGVECSVCHRYGHRAKECKLFLEMTVDERWKKIQNQDLCRTCLFSHGRRACRNSNRCGIDGCQYRHHPLLHPTAIKHPPSNRHQTDHMHHHNQSKLLFRIIPVTLYGQQGIINTFAFLDEGSSLSMIESSLADRLGVDGYSRPLCLKWTGNVTREENDSKRVAFEISGLGKTERYWISDVGTTKSLNLPMQTLPVKKLMQDFQHLRGIPIEEYHDAVPRLLIGVDNLKLSLPLKVREGKEGVPVAVKTRLGWCVYGGQRSDDSSLASYHICECNEDTGMDETVKAYFSMEDVGVRPANDCMSEEDKRAHQILEETTIFVGDRYESGLLWRFDKFELPDSYPMAIKRLQCLQRRMEKDPVLKENIQRQIQEYLERGYAHRASAEELSTADPRRIWFLPLGAVVNPKKPSKVRLIWDASAKVDGISLNDMLLKGPDQLASLPGVIFRFRQHRVAVVGDIKQMFHQIFIKNSDRYAQCFLWSPEAQKKPDVFVMNVATFGSTSSPATAQFVKNVNAQRFSEEFPRAVEGIVYNHYVDDYLDSFPDEDEAKRVAGEVRDVHRKGGFEIRNWCSNSSAVLKHLGENQDKVVKTLNPDSGGLPDRVLGMLWNSEEDVIHFVTAMRENIKKIIQEDARPTKRQVLQCVMTLFDPVGLLAPYLIFGRVLIQDIWRAGTKWDEQVDDSIFQRWRDWVKILQDIDEVRIPRCYFRCANRLSLDRIQLHIFVDASPAAYSCACYFRIINAQGKAEVALVAAKAKVAPLKMMSVPRLELQACVLGVRMMKLVIDGHTFPIKARFL, from the coding sequence GCAAGATGAAGGCGACAATCAGAGCGTTCGCAGTCGTCGCAGCATCGTTAGTCACTCGGCACGCAGCACCCGAACCATGAATTGGGTACAGCAACATAACAATGCGAGCAAAGAAAATGTTGCAGCAGGTGCACCGCTGGAGGGAGCGGTAGGCGGGACGGTAAGTGCAGTGCAAGCAACCGCGCCTGCTGGAAACGACACTCAGCAGCGGCCTCAGCATGTTACGCCCGGGGAGTCCGTGCTGGTTAGAGAGCTTGAAAGGCGTGAAGAAGAATCTCAACGACAGATTCAAATGCTGAGGGATCAGTTGAATCAGCTGCAGCTCGAAATACAACAGCAGAAAAAAGGCAATCAAGTTACAAACGCGGCGACATCCAAGGGAGCAGTTTCTAAAACACGTCCCAATATTCCGGCTATCGCAGCACCAGCTCACCGGCAACCTGGTTATATAGATTGGCAAATTTCCCCTGTCGAAACTGGTCAACCCGCCCCGATAATGACATTCGAGCAGCCGCGAAAACACGCGCGTTCATTCCAGAATGCCGACACGGTGCCAGACATTCCCACATTCGAACAGCAGCGTAATGTCGCGCGTATGAATCAAATGAACAGAGAGGTCGGACAAACTGTACGTCAAAGAGAGCAGTCTAGCTGCATTCCCCAAGCATCATCCGTCGAACGGAATCCAGTAATCGAACGTCAACGGCCGCAGCCCACACTAACTATCGCGCACTCGGGACCGAGCAGCAGCGAACCGCCAGCAGACATGGCCGTGGCCGCGGCAAACATCGGACCTACTCAGGAGCAATTGGCGGCAAGGCAGGTTTTACCACGTGACCTACCGATGTTTAGCGGCGACCCAGCCGACTGGCCTGTATTTATTAGTCATTATAACTACACAACGCAGGCATGCGGGTATAGCAACGGCGAAAACATGATTCGGCTTCAACGTTGTCTGAAAGGCGCAGCTTGGGAGTCCGTAAAAAGCCGCCTTATTCTTCCGGCTTCTACTCCACAAGTGATAGAGTCTCTGCGAATGAGATTTGGGAGACCGGATCTGTTAATAGAATCCTTTATCGAAAAGGTGAAAGCTGCATCAACTCCCAGAGCCGACAGACTGGATACATTGATCGAGTTTGGAACATCAGTCCAAGGCCTTTGCGACCACATTGTTGCCGCCAATCTGCTAGAACACCTAGAAAATCCAACGCTGTTAAAAGATCTGGTTGGCAAACTTCCTGCGGAATACAAAATGAAATGGGCTTCATATCGCAAACAAGCGATAAATGTCAATTTGAAGACCTTTAGCGTCTTTATGGAGGAAATTGTTGAAGACGCATATAGTGTGTCCACGTTTGCTTCCAACGACCGGCAAACCAAACGTGATGGATCTAGACACAACAATGGTAGCTTCGTTCACGCCGACATCGGTGACGATGTGCAAGAACATAACGAAGAAAGCAGGCCTAAGCACGTATCGGCAGGTGTAGAATGTTCCGTCTGCCATAGGTACGGGCACCGAGCAAAGGAGTGCAAACTATTCCTGGAAATGACTGTCGATGAACGGTGGAAGAAGATTCAGAATCAAGATCTTTGCCGCACATGTCTGTTTAGTCACGGACGTAGAGCATGTCGTAACTCTAACAGGTGTGGTATCGATGGCTGTCAGTACCGCCATCATCCACTGCTACACCCTACCGCAATTAAGCACCCGCCTTCAAACAGACATCagactgatcatatgcatcatcaCAACCAATCGAAGCTCCTATTCCGAATAATTCCGGTCACGTTATATGGACAACAAGGTATCATCAATACGTTCGCCTTTTTGGACGAGGGTTCTTCTCTGTCGATGATTGAGAGCAGCCTGGCCGATAGACTAGGAGTTGATGGATACAGTAGGCCGCTCTGCTTGAAATGGACCGGCAACGTAACCCGCGAAGAAAACGACTCCAAAAGAGTGGCATTCGAAATCTCTGGACTAGGAAAAACTGAACGTTACTGGATTAGCGACGTCGGGACTACTAAGTCACTGAATCTTCCAATGCAAACATTGCCCGTGAAAAAGTTAATGCAGGACTTTCAACATCTTCGAGGAATCCCTATTGAAGAATACCACGATGCAGTACCCCGTTTGCTGATTGGCGTTGATAATCTCAAACTATCACTTCCTTTGAAAGTGCGTGAAGGAAAAGAAGGCGTTCCAGTTGCGGTGAAGACTCGTCTTGGATGGTGCGTCTATGGCGGTCAAAGAAGCGATGATTCTTCCTTGGCCAGTTACCACATCTGCGAATGTAATGAAGACACAGGAATGGACGAAACGGTCAAGGCGTATTTTTCGATGGAAGACGTTGGTGTGCGTCCGGCGAACGACTGTATGTCTGAAGAGGACAAACGGGCGCACCAAATTTTGGAGGAAACCACCATTTTTGTTGGCGACCGGTATGAGTCTGGACTTTTGTGGCGTTTCGATAAGTTCGAATTACCTGACAGCTACCCAATGGCTATCAAAAGGCTACAGTGTTTGCAGCGCAGAATGGAAAAAGATCCAGTGCTGAAAGAGAACATTCAGCGACAAATACAAGAATACCTGGAAAGAGGATATGCCCATCGAGCATCCGCCGAAGAATTGTCGACAGCTGATCCACGTCGAATATGGTTCCTTCCATTAGGGGCAGTTGTCAACCCTAAAAAACCCTCCAAAGTTCGTCTTATATGGGATGCTTCGGCAAAAGTCGACGGTATTTCGTTGAATGATATGCTGTTAAAGGGACCCGACCAGTTGGCTTCGCTACCAGGAGTGATATTTCGTTTCCGACAACATCGTGTTGCAGTCGTCGGGGACATAAAACAGATGTTTCACCAAATATTCATCAAAAATTCGGATCGCTACGCACAGTGTTTTTTGTGGTCTCCCGAGGCGCAGAAGAAGCCAGACGTTTTCGTAATGAACGTTGCCACTTTCGGTTCTACCAGCTCCCCGGCCACAGCACAGTTCGTGAAAAACGTTAACGCTCAGAgattttccgaggaatttccCAGAGCTGTTGAAGGCATCGTCTACAACCACTATGTTGACGACTACCTCGATAGCTTTCCAGATGAAGATGAGGCCAAGCGCGTAGCGGGCGAAGTTCGAGACGTACACAGGAAAGGGGGGTTCGAGATACGCAATTGGTGTTCCAATAGCTCTGCAGTACTGAAACATTTGGGCGAAAATCAAGATAAAGTGGTGAAAACCCTCAATCCTGATAGCGGCGGGTTACCTGATCGCGTCCTAGGTATGCTGTGGAATAGTGAAGAAGACGTTATACACTTTGTGACTGCCATGCGCGAAAACATCAAGAAAATAATCCAAGAAGATGCACGACCGACCAAACGCCAAGTTCTACAATGTGTGATGACTCTTTTCGACCCAGTAGGGTTACTAGCGCCGTATTTGATATTTGGAAGAGTTCTAATTCAAGACATTTGGCGTGCAGGAACCAAATGGGATGAACAAGTGGACGATTCCATTTTCCAGCGCTGGCGGGATTGGGTAAAAATACTACAGGACATCGACGAAGTACGGATACCACGGTGCTATTTTCGTTGTGCAAACCGCCTCAGCCTTGATCGTATCCAATTGCACATCTTCGTAGACGCCAGTCCGGCTGCGTACTCTTGCGCATGCTACTTTCGTATAATCAACGCACAAGGAAAAGCAGAGGTGGCACTGGTCGCTGCCAAAGCAAAGGTAGCTCCGTTAAAGATGATGAGCGTTCCCAGATTGGAGCTCCAGGCTTGCGTTCTTGGAGTGCGAATGATGAAGCTCGTTATAGACGGTCACACCTTCCCGATAAAAGCTCGTTTTCTGTGA